A genome region from Christensenella minuta includes the following:
- a CDS encoding extracellular solute-binding protein, producing MKKILGKFIPLLLIVLFALPFFSGCAGGTQTPKLDPSNPVSLELWHYYNGPQKVAFDEMVAEFNDTVGLEKGIIVEAFNQGSTNDLLTKVVDAANKKVGAADIPDIFAAYSDTAYEIDQLGLVADLDPYFTEEELAEYVPSYIEEGRFDKEGSLKIFPIAKSTEVMMLNKTDWDKFAQATGAETDDLATIEGVTATAEKYYEWTDSLTETPDDGKTFFGRDAVANYIISGMQQLGSTIFDVTDGEVSFHLDENALRKLWDNYYVPYINGYFGAYGKFRSDDAKTGDLIALVCSTTGATYFPTEVTVNDNESYPIESITLPAPCFEGAERYSIQQGAGMVVTKSDAKTEYAAAEFLKWFTDAQRNLDFTVGSGYLPVKKSANDTELVKKTFEQTVEASTALKDAVLVSIDEVNSDILYTNKAFENGFNARNVLEYSLSDKAKADYEAISADIAGGTPRADAVAKYDTDENFSAWVSELTSSLEETQK from the coding sequence ATGAAAAAAATACTCGGTAAGTTTATTCCTTTGCTTCTAATTGTGCTTTTTGCCCTGCCTTTCTTCAGCGGATGCGCAGGAGGTACGCAGACACCGAAGCTCGATCCGTCGAATCCGGTTTCCCTCGAATTGTGGCACTATTACAATGGTCCCCAAAAGGTTGCCTTTGATGAGATGGTCGCCGAATTCAACGATACAGTCGGCCTTGAGAAGGGAATCATAGTGGAGGCTTTCAACCAAGGAAGCACAAACGACTTGCTGACAAAGGTAGTGGACGCAGCCAATAAAAAAGTAGGGGCTGCCGATATTCCCGATATTTTTGCAGCGTATTCGGATACCGCATATGAAATCGACCAGCTCGGCCTTGTCGCTGATCTCGATCCTTATTTTACGGAGGAGGAACTTGCCGAATATGTTCCTTCTTATATTGAAGAAGGGCGTTTTGATAAAGAGGGATCCCTGAAGATTTTCCCTATTGCCAAATCTACGGAAGTGATGATGCTGAACAAGACCGATTGGGACAAATTCGCCCAGGCTACCGGTGCGGAAACGGACGACCTTGCGACAATTGAAGGCGTTACGGCAACCGCCGAGAAATATTATGAATGGACAGACAGCCTGACTGAAACGCCGGATGACGGCAAGACCTTTTTTGGCCGTGACGCGGTGGCCAATTATATAATCAGCGGAATGCAGCAGCTCGGTTCGACGATTTTTGATGTAACCGACGGCGAGGTCTCCTTTCACCTCGACGAAAACGCGCTACGGAAATTGTGGGATAATTATTATGTTCCTTATATCAACGGCTATTTTGGCGCATACGGAAAATTCCGTTCCGACGACGCCAAAACCGGCGATCTGATCGCGCTTGTATGTTCTACGACGGGCGCGACTTATTTCCCCACCGAGGTAACTGTAAACGACAATGAAAGTTATCCGATCGAATCTATCACGCTTCCGGCGCCCTGTTTTGAGGGCGCTGAGCGTTACAGCATCCAGCAGGGCGCCGGAATGGTCGTTACCAAATCTGACGCCAAGACCGAATATGCGGCGGCGGAATTTTTGAAATGGTTTACCGATGCGCAGCGCAACCTCGATTTTACGGTCGGCTCGGGATATCTGCCGGTAAAAAAATCGGCGAATGATACGGAACTGGTGAAAAAAACCTTTGAGCAAACTGTTGAGGCCTCCACAGCGCTGAAGGATGCCGTGCTCGTTTCCATCGATGAAGTGAATAGCGATATCCTTTATACCAATAAAGCATTTGAGAATGGTTTTAATGCCAGAAATGTTCTGGAGTATTCCCTCTCCGATAAAGCGAAGGCCGACTATGAGGCGATCAGCGCAGATATCGCGGGCGGGACGCCAAGAGCAGACGCCGTTGCCAAATACGATACAGACGAAAATTTTTCAGCCTGGGTCTCGGAGCTTACTTCCTCCCTTGAGGAAACACAAAAATAA
- a CDS encoding AMP-binding protein yields the protein MSALMEITIGDLLEKQAGLYPDQDCLVSPYLDVRYSYKEFNELTDLVARAFMGMGIGKGDKVSIWASNYPEWMITQFATAKMGAVMVTVNTNYKQFELEYLLKQSDTMTLIMMEGVKDNNYVNHIYGLCPELRESEPGQLSSERLPYLKNVIFLDEEKHPGMYQWNDIYAFADRVSPEELEARKRELDIHDVINMQYTSGTTGFPKGVMLTHYNLVNNGMAIGDCMKLTHEDRLCIPVPLFHCFGCVLGVMAAYTHAASMILIDHFNPLKVMGAIQSEKCTAVHGVPTMFISMLDHPDFDKYDFSTLRTGIMAGSPCPIEFMKRAMSDMNMQEITITYGQTESSPAITMTSTDDPIEVRVATVGRKIPHVEAKIIDPETGEDAPFDTQGEIVARGYNLMKGYYKMPEATAQAIDKDGWLHTGDLGTMDKDGYFKITGRLKDMIIRGGENIYPREIEEFLYTNDKVRDVQVIGVPDKRYGEEVLACIILKDDAEATEEEMIEFVKNGLSRFKAPRYVRFVKDFPMTASMKIQKFKMREWAIEELNLKDAAKIETA from the coding sequence ATGTCTGCATTGATGGAAATAACGATTGGCGATTTGCTGGAAAAGCAAGCGGGACTGTACCCGGATCAGGACTGTCTGGTCTCGCCGTATCTGGACGTCCGTTATTCTTATAAGGAATTTAATGAGCTCACAGACCTCGTTGCCCGCGCATTTATGGGCATGGGGATCGGGAAGGGAGACAAGGTCTCAATCTGGGCCAGCAATTATCCCGAGTGGATGATTACGCAGTTCGCTACCGCCAAGATGGGGGCGGTAATGGTTACAGTCAATACGAACTACAAACAGTTTGAGCTCGAATACCTCTTGAAGCAGAGCGACACCATGACGCTCATTATGATGGAAGGCGTGAAGGATAACAATTATGTAAACCATATTTATGGCCTGTGCCCGGAGCTGCGGGAATCTGAACCGGGACAGCTTTCTTCCGAACGTCTGCCATATCTTAAAAATGTAATTTTTCTCGATGAGGAAAAGCACCCGGGGATGTATCAATGGAACGATATCTATGCGTTTGCGGATAGGGTCAGCCCGGAAGAGCTTGAAGCGAGAAAGCGTGAACTCGATATCCATGATGTAATCAATATGCAGTATACCTCGGGAACGACCGGTTTTCCCAAGGGCGTGATGCTGACGCACTATAATCTGGTCAATAACGGGATGGCGATCGGGGATTGCATGAAGCTGACACACGAGGACAGGCTGTGTATTCCCGTGCCGCTGTTCCACTGCTTTGGGTGTGTGCTGGGTGTGATGGCGGCATATACGCATGCGGCGTCGATGATTCTGATCGACCACTTTAATCCGCTTAAGGTGATGGGAGCGATCCAGAGCGAAAAATGTACGGCAGTACACGGTGTGCCGACGATGTTTATTTCTATGCTGGATCATCCCGATTTCGATAAATATGATTTTTCAACATTGCGGACAGGCATCATGGCGGGTTCGCCCTGCCCGATTGAATTCATGAAGCGTGCCATGTCGGATATGAACATGCAGGAAATTACGATTACATATGGGCAGACAGAATCTTCACCGGCGATCACCATGACAAGCACGGACGATCCGATTGAGGTGCGTGTTGCGACGGTAGGCAGAAAAATTCCGCATGTAGAAGCAAAAATCATTGATCCGGAGACAGGCGAGGATGCGCCTTTTGATACGCAAGGGGAGATCGTTGCGCGCGGCTATAACCTGATGAAGGGATATTACAAAATGCCGGAGGCGACGGCGCAGGCTATCGACAAGGATGGATGGCTGCATACGGGAGACCTCGGCACTATGGATAAGGACGGGTACTTCAAAATCACAGGCCGCCTGAAGGATATGATTATCCGCGGCGGCGAGAATATTTACCCGCGTGAAATCGAAGAATTCCTGTATACGAATGACAAAGTGCGTGACGTACAGGTGATCGGCGTGCCGGATAAGCGTTATGGTGAAGAGGTGCTGGCGTGCATCATTTTGAAGGATGACGCGGAAGCGACGGAAGAAGAAATGATTGAGTTCGTCAAAAACGGGCTGTCCCGTTTCAAAGCTCCGCGTTATGTTCGCTTCGTTAAGGATTTTCCGATGACGGCGAGCATGAAGATACAGAAATTCAAGATGCGCGAATGGGCGATCGAAGAACTGAACCTGAAAGATGCAGCAAAAATAGAGACTGCGTGA
- the lgt gene encoding prolipoprotein diacylglyceryl transferase, whose protein sequence is MGAPDKIAIHNLFGIEGLDIAWYGILIAVGIVAGVLLAVYEAKRRGYTSELLVDFMILALPLAIVGARIYYVAFEWDYYSQHPEEIVAIWNGGIAIYGAIIGGVIAALILSRWRKFPLGRLLDICAPGLVLGQAIGRWGNFVNQEAFGNIVTDPNLQFFPYAVYIQERFTGTEWVIDQWVQATFFYESMWDIGVMVLLLVYARRAKHDGNVFAMYLIGYGIGRFWIEGIRISTLQTSFGMPVSQFLSLILVIIGIVYILVMRKRNKPDVLYEGRYCKDFKKAEA, encoded by the coding sequence ATGGGTGCTCCGGATAAGATAGCGATTCACAATTTATTTGGGATCGAAGGGCTGGATATTGCCTGGTATGGAATACTGATTGCTGTGGGCATTGTCGCGGGTGTGCTTCTGGCGGTATATGAAGCAAAGCGCCGCGGCTATACTTCGGAATTGCTGGTCGATTTTATGATTCTGGCACTTCCGCTGGCAATTGTGGGGGCGCGTATCTACTACGTCGCGTTTGAATGGGATTATTATTCCCAGCATCCCGAGGAGATCGTTGCCATATGGAACGGCGGGATTGCGATTTACGGGGCGATTATCGGTGGTGTAATAGCAGCGCTTATTTTGTCGAGGTGGCGGAAATTTCCCTTGGGCAGACTGCTCGATATCTGCGCACCGGGGCTCGTCCTTGGACAGGCCATCGGGCGCTGGGGAAATTTTGTCAATCAGGAAGCGTTCGGCAATATTGTTACGGATCCGAATTTGCAGTTTTTCCCCTATGCGGTGTATATTCAGGAGCGCTTTACCGGTACGGAATGGGTGATCGATCAGTGGGTACAGGCGACGTTTTTCTATGAGAGCATGTGGGATATTGGCGTGATGGTCCTGCTCCTTGTTTATGCACGAAGGGCAAAGCATGACGGAAACGTTTTTGCAATGTATCTGATTGGGTACGGCATTGGCCGTTTCTGGATCGAAGGGATTCGCATATCCACCCTGCAGACGAGTTTTGGGATGCCGGTGTCGCAGTTCCTTTCGTTGATTCTGGTGATTATTGGCATCGTATATATTCTTGTAATGC
- a CDS encoding DUF4004 family protein gives MNTNHLISKKDLLAVMGISYGQLYRWKRQRLIPEEWFIKQSAYTGQETFFPREQILSRIQSILELKDKYSLDELARLLSPGTSDTEFSRGELEDFAEIDQELLGGLPKDRKYTYPELGFLSALSALPLSGKERAVLAQKGLDYRGIRDARACVVFSAGGEDCLAFSDAAGGIAFDRSVRVLGTLPLDEEAARLKMKYENKGNERI, from the coding sequence ATGAATACCAACCATCTAATTTCAAAAAAGGACCTGCTGGCGGTGATGGGCATTTCATACGGACAGCTTTACCGCTGGAAACGCCAGCGGTTGATTCCGGAGGAGTGGTTCATCAAACAATCCGCGTATACGGGACAGGAAACTTTTTTCCCGCGCGAACAAATTTTGAGCCGTATTCAGTCTATTTTGGAGCTTAAGGACAAGTATTCTCTGGATGAGCTTGCAAGACTGCTCTCTCCCGGAACATCGGATACGGAATTTTCACGCGGAGAGCTCGAAGATTTTGCCGAGATCGACCAAGAGCTTTTAGGCGGCCTGCCCAAAGACAGAAAATATACTTATCCGGAGCTTGGTTTCTTGTCCGCCCTTTCCGCCCTTCCCCTTAGCGGCAAAGAGCGGGCGGTTCTTGCGCAAAAGGGCCTGGACTACCGTGGGATACGCGACGCGAGGGCCTGCGTCGTCTTTTCGGCCGGCGGCGAGGACTGTCTTGCATTCTCAGATGCGGCCGGCGGCATTGCTTTCGACAGAAGCGTACGTGTCCTCGGGACTTTACCTCTGGATGAAGAGGCAGCAAGACTGAAAATGAAGTACGAAAACAAGGGAAACGAAAGAATTTGA
- a CDS encoding ECF transporter S component, translated as MYNALKWIEPVSMAAVPAVLLLCALLGADHAALLSILVAGCALLPFFLRYEMAKPRPRDMMPVAVLAAVAAVGRIVFAPFPNFTPVSAIVIVAAVCFGRQSGFLTGVLAALASNLFFGQGAWTPWQMYAWGIVGFFAGLLQEKGFFKKNSTVYIYGAVSAFLFGFIMDSWYIVGFVTPITWQGALAAYLAGAPFNLSHCISTVFFLILILAPWGKKLKRIKTKFGLRA; from the coding sequence ATGTATAATGCGCTCAAATGGATAGAACCGGTCTCTATGGCTGCCGTACCGGCAGTCCTGCTTTTATGCGCCCTCTTGGGGGCGGACCACGCGGCTCTGCTGAGTATTTTAGTAGCGGGATGCGCGCTGCTGCCGTTTTTTCTGCGTTACGAGATGGCAAAACCGCGCCCAAGAGACATGATGCCTGTCGCCGTGCTGGCGGCGGTTGCCGCTGTGGGACGTATTGTATTTGCGCCTTTTCCGAATTTCACGCCTGTCTCTGCGATCGTCATCGTAGCTGCAGTATGCTTCGGACGGCAAAGCGGCTTTCTGACAGGCGTACTTGCGGCCCTTGCGTCCAATCTGTTTTTCGGACAGGGAGCATGGACGCCCTGGCAGATGTATGCGTGGGGAATAGTCGGCTTCTTTGCGGGCCTGCTGCAGGAAAAGGGATTTTTCAAAAAAAATTCCACGGTTTACATATACGGTGCAGTGTCGGCTTTTTTGTTTGGGTTCATTATGGATTCGTGGTACATCGTAGGCTTTGTTACGCCTATCACATGGCAGGGAGCGCTTGCCGCCTACCTTGCGGGCGCCCCGTTCAACCTATCGCACTGCATTTCCACAGTGTTTTTTCTGATTCTGATCCTTGCGCCATGGGGCAAGAAACTCAAGCGCATCAAGACGAAATTTGGCTTGCGGGCATGA
- the eno gene encoding phosphopyruvate hydratase: MKQKFEIVSVHGREVIDSRGNPTVEAEVTLMGGAKGVASVPSGASTGMFEAHELRDGDHARFGGKGVLTAVQNIDDKIAGILVGLDASKQILVDRAMIEADGTDTKSAFGANAVLAVSLANARAAAAAMQIPLYHYLGGTMARVLPVPMMNILNGGKHASNNIDIQEFMVVPVGAKNFHEALRWGIEVYHALGKILKGRGLSTAVGDEGGFAPDLESDEEAIRTILEAIEAAGHTTDEIGVALDAAASEWYADGRYTLLKRKEQLSTEKLIRHLEKLAEEFPILSVEDGLADRDWKGWAELTREVPVQLVGDDLFVTNTKRLQKGIREHAGNSILIKVNQIGTLTETFEAIEMARNAGYTAIVSHRSGETEDTSIADIAVATGAGQIKAGAPARTDRVAKYNRLLRIEEALGDAAVYAGRSAFKAR; encoded by the coding sequence ATGAAGCAAAAATTTGAAATCGTTTCCGTACATGGCCGCGAGGTGATCGATTCGCGGGGAAATCCAACCGTCGAGGCTGAGGTGACGCTCATGGGTGGTGCAAAGGGTGTGGCAAGCGTCCCGTCAGGGGCTTCCACGGGAATGTTTGAAGCGCATGAACTGCGTGATGGCGACCATGCGCGCTTTGGCGGGAAGGGGGTTCTCACGGCGGTGCAAAATATTGACGATAAAATTGCCGGGATACTCGTGGGCCTTGATGCTTCTAAACAAATTCTGGTAGACCGCGCTATGATTGAAGCGGATGGAACAGATACAAAGTCGGCCTTCGGAGCCAATGCTGTTCTCGCCGTATCGCTTGCCAATGCCCGCGCAGCAGCGGCCGCGATGCAAATTCCTCTTTATCACTATTTGGGAGGAACGATGGCCCGCGTCCTGCCGGTGCCGATGATGAATATATTGAATGGAGGCAAACATGCTTCCAATAATATTGATATTCAGGAATTCATGGTCGTACCGGTAGGGGCGAAAAATTTTCATGAGGCGCTCCGCTGGGGGATTGAAGTCTATCATGCACTTGGGAAAATACTCAAGGGCAGGGGCCTGTCGACCGCGGTGGGCGATGAAGGCGGCTTTGCGCCGGATCTCGAAAGCGACGAGGAGGCAATACGCACGATCCTTGAGGCCATTGAAGCGGCCGGACATACCACAGACGAGATCGGCGTCGCGCTCGATGCAGCGGCCAGCGAATGGTATGCGGACGGCAGGTATACGCTTCTGAAGCGGAAAGAACAGCTGAGTACGGAAAAGCTGATTCGCCACCTCGAAAAATTGGCGGAAGAGTTTCCCATTCTGTCGGTGGAGGACGGTCTTGCGGACCGCGACTGGAAAGGCTGGGCCGAGCTTACCCGGGAGGTTCCGGTACAGCTTGTGGGCGACGATCTCTTCGTCACCAATACCAAGCGTCTCCAAAAGGGTATCCGGGAACACGCCGGGAATTCGATCCTTATCAAAGTGAATCAGATCGGTACGCTGACCGAAACCTTTGAAGCCATTGAAATGGCGCGGAACGCCGGGTATACAGCGATTGTATCTCATCGATCGGGCGAGACGGAGGACACCAGCATTGCGGATATTGCGGTGGCCACCGGCGCCGGACAGATCAAGGCCGGGGCGCCCGCGCGAACGGACCGTGTTGCCAAATACAACAGGCTCCTGCGGATTGAGGAAGCCCTTGGGGATGCGGCAGTCTATGCGGGGAGAAGCGCTTTTAAGGCCCGGTAA
- a CDS encoding bifunctional diguanylate cyclase/phosphodiesterase, with translation MRKRIKDKSILHKFMIPILAIMLAQTVLFACIFLFSGTVSRLNDNSFDILAERTQSRKNYLQNEMVQKWSALAPSETAINAAVEDLTASRNLSAGQIDQEAGTAILSAVSDDLISLLRQNTVTEAFLILNGTGNSETKLGLYLRDLDPSTNSDDNSDLQIERAPSSVTKKLGISLSSTWSSYFELPAADENSKFYYRPLDAADDYPDALSTDLGYWSHPFSISPDSGSLIVTYTIPLRASDGTVYGVLGTGITTDYLASTLPYSEIDINKKGSYLLGIREDESNDLTTVVTSGPMAKMYIGTGSASLIPYASYDNIYTLEKNDRVTEDVYVNTQPLRLYNTNTPFENEQWVLSGIIESRYLLDSSYHVMLMVLISFVISIVFGIISAIIIGRILTTPIAALGHTLRSSTAETPLHFPKTHITEIDSLADAVQILNRDVERTASRFSQIIQAADISMGAYEYNPVTNQVLISGKFLSLFGLPERTHMSSEEFSAQLERFSATREESPDRDTYIYKVPSRESGIRWLRLRLIGGDKPYMGVLSDVTREILEKRKIEYERDYDALTNLLNRRAFHAAMKAAFSHPEKLKTAAFMMWDLDNLKYINDTYGHDYGDEYIRSTANVLKHFIPYNNAIVSRISGDEFYVFLYGYDDKESAMNIIRAIKAEMDASPFQLTQTKQTRLRASAGIAWYPDDAMNYFDLIKYADFAMYTVKNTEKGQVAEFDSKLYHRDSFLLHSKEELNKLIEDESVHYVFQPIVDAHTGDIFAYEALMRPVSLHLTTPADVLRIAETQSRLRQIERLTLFKSVRTFLQYPEAAADHKLFINTLPGQMISGRDAHEFEYEFRGILDHLVFEFMETEKLDSEFTRDKLDYYTKWNCQIAIDDYGTGYNNDAILLRLHPDYVKIDMSIVRNIDTDQNRQLMLQNLLSYLKYQQIKVIAEGVETFAEMETLISYGIDYLQGYYTGMPEITPATTSIRADEIRSCHTRPGI, from the coding sequence ATGCGTAAACGGATCAAGGACAAGTCTATTTTACATAAATTTATGATCCCCATTTTGGCGATCATGTTGGCGCAGACTGTCCTTTTCGCATGCATTTTTTTATTCAGCGGCACGGTAAGCCGCCTGAATGACAACTCCTTCGATATCCTGGCGGAACGTACGCAGAGCCGGAAAAATTATTTGCAGAACGAAATGGTACAGAAATGGTCCGCCCTGGCGCCTTCCGAGACTGCCATAAACGCAGCCGTGGAAGATCTTACGGCTTCCCGCAACCTTTCTGCCGGACAAATCGACCAGGAGGCTGGGACAGCCATTTTAAGCGCCGTTTCTGACGACCTGATTTCCTTGCTGCGTCAAAATACCGTAACGGAGGCTTTTCTCATTCTGAACGGTACCGGAAACAGCGAAACAAAGCTGGGGCTTTATCTGCGGGACCTTGACCCGTCAACGAATTCTGACGATAACTCTGACCTCCAGATTGAACGCGCCCCCTCTTCCGTGACGAAAAAGCTCGGCATTTCGCTTTCCAGCACATGGTCTTCCTATTTCGAGCTTCCTGCCGCAGACGAAAACAGTAAATTTTATTACCGGCCATTGGATGCCGCAGACGATTATCCGGATGCCCTCAGCACCGACCTGGGTTACTGGAGCCATCCATTTTCAATCTCTCCGGATTCCGGCAGTTTGATCGTAACCTATACGATCCCCCTGCGCGCTTCAGACGGCACGGTATACGGCGTTCTTGGAACAGGCATTACAACGGATTACCTGGCAAGTACGCTTCCTTATAGCGAGATCGATATCAATAAAAAAGGTTCTTACCTGCTGGGTATCCGTGAAGACGAGTCAAACGATCTGACGACAGTCGTGACCAGCGGTCCAATGGCAAAAATGTATATCGGAACGGGCAGCGCTTCCCTGATTCCCTATGCCTCTTACGATAATATATATACCCTGGAGAAAAACGACCGGGTAACAGAAGACGTATATGTGAACACACAGCCGCTCAGGCTATATAACACAAACACTCCTTTCGAGAACGAGCAATGGGTCTTGTCCGGCATCATCGAAAGCAGGTACCTGCTCGATTCCTCTTACCACGTCATGCTTATGGTTTTGATTTCATTTGTGATTTCGATCGTCTTCGGCATCATTTCCGCAATTATCATCGGCAGGATACTTACGACGCCGATTGCCGCGCTCGGCCATACGCTTCGTTCCAGCACTGCGGAGACACCGCTTCATTTTCCCAAAACACATATTACGGAAATTGACAGCCTGGCCGACGCCGTGCAAATTTTAAACCGCGACGTAGAGCGCACGGCTTCCCGTTTCTCGCAAATTATTCAAGCTGCGGATATTTCCATGGGCGCTTATGAATATAACCCGGTTACAAACCAGGTGCTTATCAGCGGTAAGTTCCTGTCCCTGTTTGGCCTCCCCGAGCGCACGCATATGTCGAGCGAGGAATTTTCCGCCCAGCTGGAGCGCTTTTCTGCAACCCGGGAGGAAAGCCCTGACCGGGATACCTATATTTATAAAGTCCCATCCAGGGAGAGCGGAATACGATGGCTGCGTCTGAGGCTGATCGGCGGGGACAAACCGTATATGGGTGTTCTTTCCGATGTGACGCGTGAAATCCTTGAAAAACGAAAAATTGAATATGAGCGCGATTATGATGCGCTGACGAATCTTCTTAACCGCCGGGCATTCCACGCCGCCATGAAGGCAGCCTTCAGCCATCCTGAAAAGCTTAAGACCGCCGCTTTCATGATGTGGGACCTTGACAACCTGAAATATATCAACGATACTTACGGACACGATTATGGCGACGAATATATCCGCAGCACGGCAAATGTACTGAAGCATTTTATTCCCTACAACAACGCTATTGTTTCGCGCATATCGGGCGATGAATTTTACGTATTCCTGTATGGATACGACGATAAGGAGTCGGCCATGAATATTATCCGGGCCATCAAGGCGGAAATGGACGCCTCCCCCTTCCAGCTCACCCAAACAAAACAAACGCGGCTGCGCGCGTCCGCAGGCATCGCATGGTATCCCGACGACGCTATGAATTATTTCGATTTGATTAAATATGCGGATTTTGCAATGTATACCGTCAAAAATACGGAAAAGGGGCAGGTTGCCGAATTCGACAGCAAGCTTTATCATCGCGATTCCTTCCTGCTGCACAGCAAGGAAGAACTAAACAAGCTGATCGAGGATGAGTCCGTCCATTATGTATTCCAGCCTATTGTGGACGCGCATACGGGAGATATTTTCGCATATGAAGCACTTATGCGGCCGGTTTCTCTTCATCTGACCACGCCCGCCGACGTCCTGCGCATTGCGGAAACGCAATCCCGGCTGCGGCAGATCGAGCGGTTGACGCTGTTTAAATCAGTGAGAACTTTTCTGCAATATCCCGAAGCTGCGGCAGACCACAAATTATTTATCAACACTCTGCCCGGCCAGATGATCTCCGGGCGCGACGCGCATGAATTTGAATACGAATTCCGGGGTATCCTGGATCACCTTGTATTTGAATTTATGGAGACAGAAAAGCTGGATAGTGAATTCACCCGGGATAAATTGGATTATTATACGAAATGGAATTGCCAGATTGCCATTGACGATTATGGAACGGGCTACAATAACGATGCAATCCTCCTGCGCCTGCATCCCGATTATGTCAAAATTGATATGTCTATCGTGCGTAATATCGATACCGACCAAAACCGGCAGCTTATGCTCCAGAACTTATTGTCATACCTGAAATACCAGCAGATCAAGGTAATTGCCGAGGGTGTGGAGACATTTGCGGAGATGGAAACGCTGATTTCGTATGGCATCGATTACCTTCAGGGCTATTATACCGGAATGCCCGAAATAACACCTGCCACCACCAGCATCCGGGCCGATGAGATACGTTCCTGCCACACCCGGCCGGGGATATAA